From the Brassica napus cultivar Da-Ae chromosome A8, Da-Ae, whole genome shotgun sequence genome, one window contains:
- the LOC106360906 gene encoding protein CHUP1, chloroplastic-like, which yields MVAGKVRVTMGFHKSPSTKPKDMATPLPLPLPPPPPHLLKPSSGSAGKPSPVSNQKPGFARYFPRASAQVHNASSRSDQTAVISDLRRQVEELREREAKLKTEVLEFKLLRESVSVIPSLESRIAERNGEIERSRKETARLTEENEGLRREVERSEELRRESERREKEMEAELRKLVSSSDDHALSVSQRFQGLTDASARSSLIRSLKRVESMRNLPDPVPNLDSNKTGSSGEIYREEEVESHSITNSDELTESTVRSRVPRVPKPPPKRSFSSNGSHDATEDISDPPPQRTSPPPPPPPPPPLFRPPPPPPSVSKAPPPPPPPPPPKSLNIASAKVRRVPEVVEFYHSLMRRDSINSRRDSTGGGGNAAAEAVLASSNARDMIGEIENRSVYLLAIKTDVETQGEFIRFLIKEVENAAFSDIEDVVPFVKWLDDELSYLVDERAVLKHFEWPEQKADALREAAFCYFDLKKLISEASRFREDPRQPSGSALKKMQALFEKLEHGVYTLSRMKESAATKFKTFQIPVDWMLETGITSQIKLASVKLAMKYMKRVSAELEAIGGGGPEEEELIVQGVRFAFRVHQFAGGFDAETMRAFQELRDKARSCHIQCQSQTHQHKLIFRSTHC from the exons atggtGGCTGGTAAAGTCCGTGTGACCATGGGGTTTCACAAATCTCCTTCAACCAAACCAAAAGACATGGCCACTCCTCTCCCCCTTCCTCTTCCCCCTCCGCCTCCTCACCTGCTTAAACCGTCTTCCGGTTCTGCCGGTAAACCGTCTCCCGTTTCGAATCAGAAACCCGGTTTCGCTCGCTACTTCCCACGCGCTTCCGCTCAAGTACACAATGCTTCTTCTCGTTCCGACCAAACCGCCGTCATCTCGGACCTTCGCCGCCAGGTGGAGGAGCTTCGCGAGAGAGAAGCTAAGCTAAAGACGGAGGTTCTCGAGTTCAAGCTACTCAGAGAATCCGTCTCCGTCATCCCCTCCCTCGAGTCGCGGATCGCGGAGAGGAACGGCGAAATCGAGCGGTCGAGGAAAGAGACGGCGAGGTTAACGGAGGAGAACGAGGGGTTACGGCGTGAAGTCGAAAGGAGCGAGGAGCTGCGGAGAGAGAGCGAGAGgagagagaaggagatggaggcGGAGCTTCGGAAACTTGTTTCGTCGAGTGACGACCACGCGCTCTCCGTCTCTCAGAGGTTTCAGGGTTTAACGGATGCGTCGGCAAGATCCAGCCTAATCCGGAGTTTGAAACGGGTCGAGTCCATGAGGAACTTACCCGACCCGGTTCCGAACCTAGACAGCAACAAAACCGGTTCGTCCGGTGAGATTTACCGGGAAGAAGAGGTAGAGAGTCATTCTATAACTAACTCGGATGAACTCACCGAGTCAACCGTTAGATCTAGAGTTCCTAGAGTCCCTAAACCACCGCCTAAACGGTCTTTTTCATCCAACGGCTCACACGATGCCACGGAGGATATCTCAGATCCGCCGCCGCAGAGAACGAgtccaccacctcctcctccgcctcccCCACCACTTTTTcgtccaccaccacctcctccgtCCGTTTCCAAAGCCCCACCTCCGCCTCCACCACCGCCCCCGCCGAAGAGTTTAAACATAGCGTCGGCGAAAGTAAGAAGAGTACCGGAAGTTGTCGAGTTCTACCACTCGTTGATGCGAAGAGACTCCATAAACTCGAGAAGAGATTCCACCGGCGGAGGAGGCAACGCCGCCGCAGAGGCAGTACTCGCCAGCTCCAACGCCAGAGACATGATCGGAGAAATCGAAAACCGTTCGGTTTATCTATTAGCG ATAAAAACCGACGTGGAAACGCAAGGAGAGTTCATACGGTTCCTGATCAAGGAAGTCGAAAACGCAGCGTTTTCAGATATAGAAGACGTGGTGCCTTTCGTGAAATGGCTCGACGACGAACTCTCTTACCTGGTCGACGAGAGAGCAGTGTTGAAGCACTTCGAGTGGCCGGAGCAAAAAGCAGACGCGTTGCGTGAAGCAGCGTTTTGTTACTTCGATCTGAAGAAACTCATATCAGAAGCTTCTCGTTTCCGGGAAGACCCTCGTCAACCTTCAGGCTCTGCCCTCAAGAAAATGCAAGCTTTGTTCGAAAA GTTAGAGCATGGTGTTTATACTCTGTCGAGGATGAAGGAATCAGCTGCCACAAAGTTCAAGACTTTCCAGATTCCGGTTGATTGGATGCTCGAAACCGGCATTACTAGTCAG ATTAAATTGGCATCTGTGAAACTAGCAATGAAATATATGAAGAGAGTGTCGGCAGAGCTTGAAGCCATTGGAGGCGGTGGCCCTGAAGAGGAAGAGCTTATCGTTCAAGGTGTTAGATTCGCATTCCGTGTTCATCAG ttcGCAGGGGGTTTTGATGCAGAGACAATGAGGGCCTTTCAAGAGCTAAGAGATAAAGCGAGATCATGTCATATTCAATGTCAAAGCCAAACACATCAACATAAGCTTATTTTTCGATCTACACATTGTTGA
- the LOC125577335 gene encoding uncharacterized protein LOC125577335, with amino-acid sequence MRDYVILNSDYSSAFPVKKNWSLPPPHATQSQPCCSLPPCESQFCSLFRLNTPGSTLAQFSNDVVRTLGLGRGLRCVVLLYMATFEPVSSSTSFHSIESRTSKVNRIPLPYLIRPRRKLPVYDSYSLYDDYIGYLSNKVGLKTDEGDDETSSLEKGNESNAMLCGTGSLSDEEYVVVDNVEVSPNSKTERAGAIQMMELSKDGIEESESGGSDSDAWVVV; translated from the exons ATGAGGGACTATGTTATCCTCAATAGCGACTATTCTTCTGCGTTTCCTGTGAAGAAGAATTGGTCTCTGCCTCCTCCACATGCAACTCAATCACAGCCTTGCTGCTCTCTACCTCCATGCGAATCTCagttttgttctttgtttcggCTTAATACACCCGGTTCAACCCTGGCCCAGTTCTCAAACGACGTCGTTCGAACACTTGGATTGGGCCGTGGGCTTCGTTGTGTTGTGCTTTT GTACATGGCAACATTCGAACCAGTTTCTTCTTCGACTTCATTCCACTCCATAGAATCTCGGACGAGTAAAGTCAATA GGATTCCTTTACCATATTTGATCCGACCTCGTAGGAAACTACCCGTTTACGACAGCTATTCACTTTATGACGATTACATTGGATATTTATCTAACAAGG TTGGGTTAAAGACTGATGAGGGGGATGATGAAACCTCCTCTTTGGAGAAAGGCAACGAGAGCAATGCAATGTTATGTGGAACTG GTTCGCTGAGTGATGAAGAATACGTGGTTGTGGACAATGTTGAAGTTTCGCCCAATTCTAAAACAGAGAGAGCAGGAGCAATTCAGATG ATGGAACTCTCAAAAGATGGAATTGAAGAGTCTGAATCCGGAGGATCAGATAGTGATGCTTGGGTGGTGGTGTAA
- the LOC106360907 gene encoding pollen-specific protein-like At4g18596 yields MATKAIFFFVSALCLSSLAGKAMADADDFDSFKIQGSVYCDTCRVQFVTRLSKFLEGAKVKLECRSRTNGTVALTKEAVTDKSGSYTMEVTGDHEEEVCELVLLQSPDSACSDVSQDAYLRNAAKVSLTANDGIVSHETRIVNPLGFMVKTPSAECPAAFKELGIVPDVTF; encoded by the exons ATGGCGACCAAGgccatcttcttctttgtctccgCCTTGTGCCTGTCGTCTCTAGCCGGCAAGGCTATGGCCGACGCCGATGATTTTGACAGTTTCAAAATTCAGGGATCGGTTTACTGTGACACATGCCGTGTCCAGTTCGTTACCCGTCTCAGCAAATTCCTTGAAG GAGCAAAAGTGAAGCTAGAGTGCAGGAGCAGAACAAACGGAACCGTGGCGTTGACAAAGGAAGCCGTGACTGACAAATCAGGCAGCTACACGATGGAAGTGACCGGTGACCACGAGGAGGAAGTCTGCGAGCTCGTTCTCCTCCAATCACCTGACAGTGCTTGCAGTGACGTCAGCCAAGATGCTTACTTACGTAACGCCGCTAAGGTTAGCCTGACGGCAAATGACGGTATCGTCTCTCATGAGACACGTATCGTTAACCCTCTCGGTTTCATGGTTAAGACGCCGTCAGCTGAATGTCCCGCCGCTTTTAAGGAGCTCGGGATCGTTCCTGACGTCACCTTCTAA
- the LOC106359669 gene encoding protein LIGHT-DEPENDENT SHORT HYPOCOTYLS 9, which translates to MSSDHHTPTKDPPDRPSSSSINHKQLLPSQSQAQQPLSRYESQKRRDWNTFIQYLKSQNPPLMMSQFDYTHVLSFLRYLDQFGKTKVHHQACVFFGQPDPPGPCTCPLKQAWGSLDALIGRLRAAYEEHGGGSPDTNPFANGSIRVHLREVRESQAKARGIPYRKKKRRKIKNDGVVARKDVANSSTHNQSST; encoded by the coding sequence ATGTCTTCGGATCATCACACACCAACGAAAGATCCACCGGATCGTCCATCATCTTCCTCCATCAACCACAAGCAACTGCTTCCTTCTCAATCGCAGGCGCAGCAACCGCTCAGCCGCTACGAGTCTCAGAAACGCCGAGACTGGAACACGTTCATCCAATACCTAAAATCGCAGAATCCACCGCTGATGATGTCTCAGTTCGATTACACACACGTGCTAAGTTTCCTCAGGTACTTAGATCAGTTCGGTAAGACCAAAGTACATCACCAAGCTTGTGTCTTCTTCGGACAACCAGATCCACCAGGACCGTGCACATGTCCTCTCAAACAAGCTTGGGGAAGCTTAGATGCTTTGATAGGACGGTTGAGAGCTGCTTATGAGGAACATGGCGGTGGGTCACCGGATACTAACCCGTTTGCAAACGGGTCAATCCGGGTTCACTTGAGGGAAGTGAGAGAATCTCAAGCCAAGGCTCGTGGGATTCCGTACAGgaaaaagaagaggaggaagattaAAAACGACGGGGTTGTTGCCAGGAAGGATGTTGCAAACTCTTCAACTCATAATCAGTCGTCCACTTGA